In the genome of Primulina eburnea isolate SZY01 chromosome 13, ASM2296580v1, whole genome shotgun sequence, the window AGAAAATCAGGGCCAAAGGTCATTGCTGTTTTAGGCCTCTTACTACGTCGTGGTTCTTGTTGTTCTTCTTGAACTCCACCGCTCGTAGTTTCATAAGTCCTTTTTCGAGAActtatttcttcattttctttacaaGGAAATGTTTTTTCAAAGAAGACAACATTCCTTGATTCAATAATTGTTCCTTCGTGCACATCCTTATTTCAGATTTAAGTACCAAAAATCGATATGCACTACTATTTAATGCATATCCAATAAATACAAAATCTATTGTCTTAGGCCCAATTTTCACTTGTTTTGGTTTTGGTACTTCAACTTTTGCCAAACACCCCCacacttttaaatatttttagtaaGGCTTGTGACCTTTCCATAATTCGTAAGGAGTTTCGTCCTTACTTTTTGTGGAATTTTATTAAGAATGTAGGTGACCGAAAGGATTGctccccaccccccccccccccccccccagtTTTGGGGTAATCCTGAACTCAATAACATTGCGTACATCATTTCTTTGAGATTGCGATTTTTCCTTTCAGCAATACCatttgattgtggtgaatatgaCGTAGTAGTTTGATGAATAATGTCACTTTCGCAACAAAATTCGTCAAATGGTGCTCCATATTCTTCACCTCTATCACTGCGAATAATTTTTATCGTTTAGTCAATTGGTTTTCAACCTCATTCTTATAGTGTTTAAACACTTCGAGAGCCTCGTCTTTACTACGCAGCAAATAGACAAAACAATACATTGTGCAATCATCAATGAaagtaatgaaatatttttttcctcCTCTAGTTTACACAAACTTCAAATCACATAAATCAGTGTGAATTAACTCTAGAGAAGTTGTATTTCTTTCAACGGATGGAAATGAGGCCTTTGTAAATTTTTCCTCAACACAAATCTCacatttgtgtttttttttatgtcaaTTGAAggcaataaatttaaatttactaGCTTACGTAGTGAATTATAACTTACATGACCCAAACGATCATGCCATAAATCACACGACTCAACCAAGTAAATAAATTGGTACTTTAATTGCTTTTAATGTTACGAAGTACATTCATCTCATTCAGTTTGAAAATACTCTTTTCTAGATAGCTTTTTCCTACAAACATATCATTCTTAGATAGTACAAATTTGCTAAAATAAAACACTAGTCTAAATCCAGCCTTGACAAGTGTTAATCCCGACACAAGGTTCTTTCGAATGTCGGGAACATGTAGCACATCAATAAGAGTTAATTCTTTGTCGGATGTCATCTTGAGCACCACATTTCCAAGTCCCACGATTTTTGACGTAGTAGAGACCCATGAAGTTGTCGTCCACTAATCGGGGTATAGGTAGAGAACATTTCCATTTCGACACAAACATGCCTTGTTGCTCTTGTGTCGGTGAACCATTCTTTTGGATTGTCCACTAGATTGGATTCAAACACAACAGCAGAAAGCATGAGATCCGTCATGACATTTGACAATTTCTCATCTTCGGTGATTTTCACTTGGTCGCTTGACTTCTTTTGACTACCTCGGCAATCTCGTGCCAAATGGTTAGGCTTGCCACAATTATAGCAATTTCCTTTAAACTTTTTGTTCTTTCCTTTCTTTGGAGCATTTTCTTGGTGCTTTCTCTTCTTGCTAGAGTTTTGTTCCACCAAAGTTTCTCTCGCCTCAAAATTGCTCTTTTCGGCCTTCCTTTCGGATGCCCTGTTGTCCTCCTCAATTCTTAGGTGCACAATGAAGTCTTCAAGATTCATCTTTTTCCGTTTATGCTTGAGATAATTCCTAAAATATTTCCACATATGAGGCAACTTTTCAATCAAGGGTGCCACTTGGAATGAATCACTAAGGTTCATTCCTTCCGAATGAATTTCTTGCAGAATTACTTGTAACTCTTGCACTTGGGCCATAATCGGTTTGGAATCAATCATCTTGAAATCCAAGAATCGTCCGAcaatgaatttcttcaagtcagCATCCTCAGATCTATACTTTTTGTCAAGAGACTCCCATAATTCTTTTGTCGTTTTTACTTGACAATACACGTTGTATAGTGCATTGTCTAGTCCATTCAAGATATAGTTTTTGCATAGGAAGTCGCTATGATTCCATGCATCAA includes:
- the LOC140810403 gene encoding uncharacterized protein, producing MASTSKTTPTVHHGEKPKKFHGTDFKWWQQKMLFYLTTLALAKFLKEDLPTVDEGEQNTQKRVAVDAWNHSDFLCKNYILNGLDNALYNVYCQVKTTKELWESLDKKYRSEDADLKKFIVGRFLDFKMIDSKPIMAQVQELQVILQEIHSEGMNLSDSFQVAPLIEKLPHMWKYFRNYLKHKRKKMNLEDFIVHLRIEEDNRASERKAEKSNFEARETLVEQNSSKKRKHQENAPKKGKNKKFKGNCYNCGKPNHLARDCRGSQKKSSDQVKITEDEKLSNVMTDLMLSAVVFESNLVDNPKEWFTDTRATRHVCVEMEMFSTYTPISGRQLHGSLLRQKSWDLEMWCSR